CGGACAAACCATCAAGCGATAGATTCTGTATGTGCATGCTGTCTTTGGAATATGAAATGATTCCGGATATTGAGGTAGAACTCCTGTTTATCGTAATAAGTGGAGATAAAAAATTAGCATAAAAATTATAATTGCCTGAAAATACATTTAAAACACGGCCCGAAAGACTTATAAAACCGGAAAGATTTTTATTAAAAAGTGAAGCATCTATGTTTTCTGTTTTGAAATTAATTTTATCATACTTCCCTGAAAGCGTTACGATTGTTGCATCATATTTTATTTTACAATTTGATATTTTCTTTTTATCAGCTTCTAAATTAACCGAAAAACCCGAACCATTAATCTTCAGATAACCGAGATCATTTTCCCAGAAATATTTACCATATGCACTTTTAGGTGATTTTTGCCCTATTGCAAATTCACTTGCAGTTATTTTCCCTGCAATTTTTGGTTTTGAGACAGTTCCCGATATCTTTGTACTTAAAGATATTTTTCCTGCAAAATAATCAGACTTAATGTTAAGATTATTGGCATATAAATAGAGGTCAAGAATATCCTTTGATATTTTACCATTAAGGACAATATCACTATTTAAAACTGTTGCAGTAGAATTTATTATCCATTCATCTTTATAGTAATTTAAGCTGGTTTTCATATCCTTAATGTTTATTGCGTTGTCTGTTGATTTGATATAATCTTTATTCAAATTAACATTTAGTTTTAAATCCGGAAATTCAAAATAACCGTCAAAAGATAAAGGTCCATCCAAAATATAAGGATAGGTCGTATATGACAGAAGTTTACCGGTAAACGATTGCAGATTATAAATATTACCGGATAAATAGGACGTAAATTTAAGGTCTTTTAAATTTAATTTTGACTTCATTTTGACAACAGCTTCTTCTGATTCCATATTTCCGGATAGATTTAAATTATTTATATCACCATTAATGTTAATGCTACCATTAAACGGTTTTATTTGTTTGAAAACCAAATCATTTGCTTCACATTTTAACTTTAACATCATCAAATCTTTACTTATAGTTCCTGCCAATTTCATATTACCTGAAAAATAGCTTTTATCTTTTATCACTATGTAAAGATTTGATTTAATAGCAAAAATATTTCCTTTTGGTACTGCTTCAACATAAACGTTCGTTATGTCAAAACCATCGTAAGATATCGCACCGCTGTTAATAAGTATACTTAAAACCGGAGATTTGCTTTTTGATTTGGAGGGAGTCCTTTTTTGTAACAGCTCCTTAATTATACCATAGTTGATTTTCGGTGAGTTAAGAGTTATTTTTTCAACTGAATTTATACCTCTATTTATTTTTTTTAAGTTGAAGCTAACAACTACTTCATCGCATGAAAAACCGTCGAAAGCAATTTTTTTAAATATTATTTTGTTGAAGGGTAGCCAAGTCGCTTTTTCTATTTTTACATTGCTCTTTATGATACCGGTAAGTTGTGACTGGGCAAGATATTTTAATGATGTGGTAAATATTTCGAGCCGTTCAAAATAATATACACCAATTGTCAATATTATTATCAGCAATAAAAACAAAATTATTTTTTTCATTCATTTAAATTTCGTAAAAATAGTTTTTGTGCCTATTTCAACAAAAACTAACATAAGAAAACCTTACTTTTTCCTTTTCCTCAAAAGAACAAAAATGTCAATCAATGACATTGTTAACGATTTTAACGTTTTTTTTGTTTTCGACGAATCTTTACACACAACGCCGTAACGCTTATAATAACTTTCCCTGAGTTGTTCTTCTTTTTTAAATTGTTCCATTTGTTTTCTATTGTGTTTTCATTTCTGAAAGCACTGAACTAAATGTAAAAGTTTTTTGTTCATCTGAATAATTTACTTTTATTTTAGTACCTTTTGGTATTTTTTTTGAAAGGATTTCTTCTGCAAGACCGTCTTCAAGATGTTTTGAAATTATTCTATTTAGTGGCCTGGCGCCATATTGCGAATCAAATCCTTTTTCAAGTAAGAAATTTTTTGCACTTTCTGATACTTCAATCACAAAACCCTGCTGTTTAGTTTTTTTAGATACTTTTTCAAGCATTAAGTCCAATATTTTCCTCATATGTTCTTTTTCAAGCGGATGAAAAACAATTATATCATCCAAACGGTTTAAAAACTCCGGATTAAAAGCTTTTTTCAATTCTTCCATTATAGTTTCTTTCATTGAAGAAAAATCTTTCTGTGCATCTTCCTGCACTAAAAATCCAAGTGACTTACCTTTAGAAATAAGTCTCGCACCGATATTTGATGTCATCAGAATTATAGTATTTTTAAAACTAACTTTGTGCCCGAGATTATCCGTTAATATACCGGTATCCATTATCTGGAGCATAATATTCAGCACGTCCGGATGCGCTTTTTCTATTTCATCAAGTAAAATTACCGAGTATGGCTTGCGTCGAATCTGATCCGTAAGATGTCCTCCTTCTTCATATCCGACATAACCGGGAGGAGCACCTATTAGATGTGAAACAGAAAATTTCTCCATATATTCAGACATATCAAACCGCACCAGTGCATCTTCCTGACCGAACATAAATTCTGCAAGAACTTTTGCAAGTTCTGTCTTGCCCACACCTGTCGGTCCCAAAAAAATAAAAGTCCCTATTGGTTTTTTAGGATCTTTAAGCCCCGTTCTTGTGCGCCTTATAGCATGCGATATTGAAGAAACTGCTTCATCCTGACCAATTATACGCCCATGAAGTTCATCTTCCATTTTCAACAAGCGTTCTGATTCTTTTTCAGTAAGCTTCATAAGAGGAATATTAGTCCATTTAGAAACAATGGATGCAACATCTTCTTCAGTAATTGAGGGTTTAATATGGTTCATATTTTGGCGCCACTTCTTTTTTTCTTCTATCAGATTTCCTCTTAACATCTCTTCTTTATCTCTTAGTTTTGCAGCCTTTTCAAATTCCTGAGAATTTACTGCTTTGTCTTTTTCTATAACAACATTCCCAATTTCAACTTCAATTTCCTTAAATTCGGGCGGAAACGAAGTTGTTTTAAGATGCACCCTGCTACCCGCTTCATCAAGCAAGTCAATAGCTTTATCCGGAAGATATCTGTCAGTTATGTATTTATCCGATAACCTTACAGCTGCAACAATAGAATCGTCAGAATATTTTACTTTATGATGCAGTTCATATTTTTCTTTAAGACCTTGAAGAATCTTTATTGTCTCATCAACTGAAGGCGGATTTACCGTTATCGGCTGAAATCTTCTTTCGAGAGCAGCATCGTGTTCTATGTGCTTTTTATACTCTGAAAATGTTGTTGCACCTATACACTGTAATTCACCGCGTGCTAATGCAGGTTTCAGCATATTTGAAGCATCAATTGCACCTTCGGCCGCTCCTGCCCCTATTACAGTATGAAGTTCATCGATAAAAAGAATTATATTGGTTTTTGACTGTTTTATTTCATCAATTATATTCTTTAACCGCTGTTCAAATTCCCCCCTGTATTTTGTCCCAGCCACAACTCCGGATAAATCCAGCGTAATAACTCTCTTATTCAAAAGTATCTCAGGCACTTCCTGTGAAACAATTTTCTCGGCAAATCCTTCAACAATTGCTGTTTTGCCTACACCGGGATCGCCTATTAATACCGGATTGTTTTTTGTTCTGCGTGATAAAATCTGTATTAACCGTTCAATCTCGCTTTCCCTGCCTATTACCGGATCCAATTTTCCTTCTTTTGCAAGTTCTGTTAAGTCCCTGCCAAATTCATCAAGAGTAGGTGTTTTTGATTTATGTCTATGCTGAGGTAAAGGCGGTGGTGTTGAATCGCCTATTATATTAGCTATTTCTTCTTTTACAATATCATAATTAAGTCCAAAATTCTCTAAAATTGTTGTAGTTTTTAATTCCTGATTTTTTAAAAGCCCCAAAAGAATATGTTCGGTACCAACATAACTATGTGCCATTTTCTGTGCTTCTTCAATAGCATATTCAAGTACTTTTCTCGCTTTCGGAGTAAGAGGCAGTTCACCGTATTGAAGTAAATTATCACCTAATGGAAGAGTTTTCTCAATTTCAATTTTTATCCGCGAAGTATGAACACCAAGATTTGATATTATCGTTGCTGCCACACCATCATCTAAATCCAAGAGCCCAAGTAAAATATGCTCCGGTGTTATGGAATCATGATTTAATCTTTTGGCTTCTTCCTGAGCAAGCCGTATTGCACGCTGAGCCCGTTCAGTAAATCTATTATACATAAATTGCCTCCAAATAATTATAGTTTTAACAGAGATTGTTGGAATCTTTCGGAAAACAATCTCATACTAACTGCCCGTCAATTATTTTTAATGTTCTTGAACACCTGTTAGCAACCTCATCATTATGGGTTGCCATTACTAAAGTAAAATTATAATCTGCCTGAAGCTGCATTATTAAATCCATTACATTCTTTCCCGTTTGTTTATCTAAATTTCCTATCGGTTCATCTGCTATAAGTATTTTAGGCGAATTTATTAATGCTCTTGCAATTGAAATC
This is a stretch of genomic DNA from Elusimicrobiota bacterium. It encodes these proteins:
- a CDS encoding ATP-dependent Clp protease ATP-binding subunit, giving the protein MYNRFTERAQRAIRLAQEEAKRLNHDSITPEHILLGLLDLDDGVAATIISNLGVHTSRIKIEIEKTLPLGDNLLQYGELPLTPKARKVLEYAIEEAQKMAHSYVGTEHILLGLLKNQELKTTTILENFGLNYDIVKEEIANIIGDSTPPPLPQHRHKSKTPTLDEFGRDLTELAKEGKLDPVIGRESEIERLIQILSRRTKNNPVLIGDPGVGKTAIVEGFAEKIVSQEVPEILLNKRVITLDLSGVVAGTKYRGEFEQRLKNIIDEIKQSKTNIILFIDELHTVIGAGAAEGAIDASNMLKPALARGELQCIGATTFSEYKKHIEHDAALERRFQPITVNPPSVDETIKILQGLKEKYELHHKVKYSDDSIVAAVRLSDKYITDRYLPDKAIDLLDEAGSRVHLKTTSFPPEFKEIEVEIGNVVIEKDKAVNSQEFEKAAKLRDKEEMLRGNLIEEKKKWRQNMNHIKPSITEEDVASIVSKWTNIPLMKLTEKESERLLKMEDELHGRIIGQDEAVSSISHAIRRTRTGLKDPKKPIGTFIFLGPTGVGKTELAKVLAEFMFGQEDALVRFDMSEYMEKFSVSHLIGAPPGYVGYEEGGHLTDQIRRKPYSVILLDEIEKAHPDVLNIMLQIMDTGILTDNLGHKVSFKNTIILMTSNIGARLISKGKSLGFLVQEDAQKDFSSMKETIMEELKKAFNPEFLNRLDDIIVFHPLEKEHMRKILDLMLEKVSKKTKQQGFVIEVSESAKNFLLEKGFDSQYGARPLNRIISKHLEDGLAEEILSKKIPKGTKIKVNYSDEQKTFTFSSVLSEMKTQ